In Paenibacillus hexagrammi, the following are encoded in one genomic region:
- a CDS encoding SGNH/GDSL hydrolase family protein: MNIHQHRNPLSTTWTKAQEGRVTIGFIGGSITDARPRHNWPEPVIAWFANAFPNSKIIVENAAIGATGSDLAVLRAGRDLIDRGCDLVFIDYAVNDNETATERRMRTREGLIRKLLEGEGRDVILTYTYCQDMYEDMMTNQVPPSIREFEQLAEHYGLGSVWMGLHALSEVRKGFMRWEEWLPDGLHPTQRGSFSYGSSVIDFLEEERRRFEQSGGAEPCHGSLPEPVNSQNWQHTFQIPLEDLETDGPWVIRRWPYYEWIDQVLETSAVGAKASFSFEGRGVALGFDFGKRSSEFRYRIDEEEWVAVERDRPDWVQDDGWYRLSVLTDELKPGSHHLELEVIHGNRAECQGTNFRLAMVGVIQ; this comes from the coding sequence ATGAATATTCATCAACATCGAAATCCGTTGTCTACGACATGGACGAAGGCACAAGAAGGCAGAGTAACAATCGGCTTTATCGGAGGCTCTATAACGGACGCGCGTCCCCGCCACAATTGGCCGGAGCCGGTTATCGCCTGGTTTGCGAACGCTTTTCCGAATTCCAAAATCATCGTCGAGAATGCTGCCATAGGTGCGACCGGTAGTGACTTGGCGGTTCTAAGAGCCGGCCGTGATTTGATTGATCGGGGCTGTGACCTAGTTTTTATCGATTACGCAGTGAATGATAATGAGACGGCAACGGAGCGGCGTATGCGTACCCGCGAGGGATTGATTCGTAAGCTCTTGGAGGGTGAAGGAAGAGACGTTATTTTGACCTATACGTATTGTCAAGATATGTATGAGGATATGATGACAAACCAAGTGCCGCCGTCCATACGTGAGTTTGAGCAGCTGGCCGAACATTACGGCTTAGGCTCCGTATGGATGGGGCTGCATGCTTTGAGTGAAGTGCGAAAGGGCTTTATGCGTTGGGAAGAATGGCTGCCGGACGGTCTTCACCCGACACAACGAGGAAGCTTCTCCTATGGCAGCAGTGTGATTGACTTCCTGGAGGAAGAACGACGCCGGTTCGAACAATCAGGGGGAGCAGAGCCTTGCCATGGTAGCCTGCCAGAGCCTGTAAATAGTCAGAATTGGCAGCATACCTTCCAAATTCCTTTGGAAGACTTGGAGACAGATGGCCCATGGGTGATACGCCGCTGGCCCTATTATGAGTGGATTGATCAAGTGTTGGAGACATCGGCGGTAGGAGCCAAAGCCTCCTTCAGCTTCGAAGGGCGAGGCGTTGCCCTTGGTTTTGATTTCGGTAAAAGATCGTCCGAGTTTCGGTATCGGATCGATGAGGAGGAATGGGTTGCTGTGGAACGCGATCGTCCGGATTGGGTACAAGACGATGGGTGGTATAGGCTTAGTGTTTTGACAGACGAGCTTAAGCCTGGTTCTCATCATCTGGAGCTGGAAGTCATCCACGGCAATAGAGCGGAGTGCCAAGGCACGAATTTTCGACTGGCTATGGTAGGTGTCATTCAATAA
- a CDS encoding heme-degrading domain-containing protein — translation MKPYDELLQELLEQEERLQFIEFTNDTAYQVGTGIIAKAVRERKQIVVDIRKDGEVLFYSRMNGTSSHNDEWVRWKNNVVHHYKHSSYYMHVSMNAKESSVENDGLDPNEYKAEGGSFPLIVKGSGVVGTITVSGLPGDQDHGMVTAVLQELLMK, via the coding sequence TTGAAGCCATATGACGAATTGCTGCAAGAGCTATTAGAGCAAGAAGAACGTTTACAATTCATTGAATTTACTAATGATACGGCTTATCAGGTAGGGACCGGCATCATCGCGAAAGCAGTTCGGGAGCGCAAGCAGATTGTCGTGGATATCCGAAAAGACGGAGAAGTTTTATTTTACAGCAGAATGAATGGTACCAGTTCCCATAATGACGAATGGGTGAGATGGAAGAATAATGTCGTACATCATTACAAACACAGCTCCTATTACATGCATGTTTCTATGAATGCGAAAGAATCTTCTGTCGAGAACGATGGACTGGATCCGAATGAATATAAAGCGGAAGGCGGTTCATTTCCTCTTATTGTCAAAGGCAGTGGTGTTGTTGGAACAATAACCGTATCGGGACTGCCTGGTGATCAGGATCATGGTATGGTAACAGCGGTACTTCAGGAGCTGCTTATGAAGTAA
- a CDS encoding DUF3231 family protein, translated as MMSTSMHRDYFSDTFALLYLRNMGIAGTVAYSLGVACSFREDIRAFFNHNLKTAAELIEKSTTLLLSKGLLPRAPFIPYPDSVEYVQKESWLNGLVGDRRPLNIAEITQSYLNTLTNSLGQSLMMGFAQVAQSAEVVRHIVRGRDIATKHIEVFTSLLRDDHLPAPTTWETEISSSTEPPFSDKLMLYQTVSLSAVGLGNYGAALSASTRRDLAGIYLRLAAEIGTYADDGAELMIQNKWLEKMPGAVERDALIKT; from the coding sequence ATGATGTCAACGTCCATGCACCGCGATTATTTTTCGGATACCTTTGCGCTGCTTTATTTGAGAAACATGGGGATTGCAGGCACAGTGGCCTACTCATTAGGTGTTGCTTGCAGCTTCCGGGAGGACATTCGAGCCTTCTTTAATCACAATCTGAAAACAGCAGCAGAACTTATCGAGAAATCGACTACGTTACTCTTGTCCAAGGGATTGCTGCCTCGGGCTCCTTTTATCCCTTATCCGGATTCAGTGGAATACGTACAAAAGGAAAGCTGGCTAAACGGCTTGGTTGGTGACCGAAGGCCGCTGAATATCGCAGAAATAACGCAATCTTACCTCAATACGTTGACCAACTCGCTTGGTCAGTCTCTGATGATGGGATTTGCTCAAGTGGCCCAATCTGCTGAAGTAGTAAGGCATATTGTTAGAGGAAGAGATATTGCGACCAAACACATCGAAGTGTTCACTTCTCTGCTTCGCGATGATCACTTGCCTGCGCCTACCACCTGGGAAACTGAAATTTCCAGCTCAACAGAGCCTCCATTCTCCGATAAGCTGATGCTGTATCAAACCGTATCACTCTCGGCCGTAGGGCTTGGAAATTACGGGGCGGCATTGTCAGCCAGTACACGCCGTGATTTGGCGGGCATCTATCTTCGGCTTGCTGCGGAAATCGGAACCTATGCCGATGATGGGGCAGAGCTGATGATCCAAAACAAGTGGCTGGAAAAAATGCCCGGTGCTGTCGAGCGAGATGCGCTGATTAAGACATGA
- a CDS encoding SgrR family transcriptional regulator, whose translation MQLALQYAQLKASIQHRQASPLNSDVPVTIEEIAGHLFCTERNVKILIRKMSDSGWIQWTPGRGRGNRSTIRFLAAAEDLLLTEAKCYVEQGNLNSAMSLLQLEGLDPGTMERFHAWLGDYFGYRGSQDAAAADVLRLPMRSRLLTLDPAELLFSRDLHFCEAGF comes from the coding sequence ATGCAGCTTGCTTTGCAGTATGCACAATTGAAAGCGTCGATCCAACATCGGCAGGCGAGCCCGCTTAACTCGGATGTGCCGGTTACCATAGAGGAAATTGCGGGGCATTTGTTCTGTACAGAGCGTAATGTGAAAATATTGATCCGTAAGATGTCCGATAGCGGATGGATCCAATGGACGCCCGGCAGGGGGCGTGGCAATCGATCGACAATCCGTTTTCTCGCAGCAGCGGAAGATTTACTGCTGACCGAGGCCAAATGCTACGTGGAGCAGGGCAATTTAAACAGTGCAATGAGCTTGTTACAGTTGGAAGGGTTGGACCCTGGGACTATGGAACGCTTTCATGCCTGGCTTGGCGACTATTTCGGGTATCGAGGGTCGCAGGATGCTGCAGCAGCCGACGTATTGCGGCTTCCTATGCGCAGCAGACTGCTCACGCTTGACCCGGCGGAGCTGTTATTCTCGCGCGATCTTCATTTTTGTGAAGCAGGTTTTTGA
- a CDS encoding ABC transporter substrate-binding protein: protein MIRYNPVKGALEPGLAHDWRSSEDGRVWTFYLRKRVHFHHGRELSADDVVFTLKRLKDWGEASPSCWLCESIIEVQALDRLTVCVNLAESNYMFPHYVSSYPMAVLPQDVYSRNKQEDLRLYPVGTGPFRVTRHDEGGITLEVFEDYFGEGAHLDRVEMLYIPRVMSEGDNWSQWNFHIGKIKHYQQQPPPNWRIKEAMTLGSNLLAFNLRKDGPQRHMLVRKALNRILDREGLIARLEMHNAIPARGFLPPDSPGESPRDHEPEKARQLLAACGYQGECLSMVFSPSHAHEADWIRERCAEVGITIELRPYTYDEMSRTERLLEGDIILGGVVADDDEARCLLEMYKIRNMLIRVCASDESRAQFDAMIRSIVAQPDGQERMRQIRAMERILTDEYHVLFLVHTTQQTVFSPHLKGISVNTLGWFDFKSIWFRPEFPQEAAVQP from the coding sequence TTGATTCGCTATAACCCGGTGAAAGGAGCGCTAGAGCCAGGTCTGGCGCATGATTGGCGCAGCAGTGAGGATGGGAGGGTCTGGACGTTTTATTTGCGAAAGCGGGTTCACTTCCATCATGGCCGTGAGCTTTCGGCTGATGATGTGGTATTCACGCTGAAGCGCTTGAAAGACTGGGGCGAAGCATCACCGAGCTGTTGGCTCTGCGAATCTATTATTGAGGTGCAAGCATTGGACCGCTTAACTGTATGTGTAAATCTCGCTGAGTCCAACTATATGTTCCCTCACTATGTCAGCTCCTACCCAATGGCGGTCCTTCCCCAGGATGTGTACAGCAGGAACAAGCAGGAGGACCTTCGCTTGTATCCCGTCGGCACGGGGCCATTTCGCGTGACCCGGCATGACGAAGGCGGCATTACGCTAGAGGTCTTTGAGGATTACTTTGGTGAAGGAGCGCACTTGGACCGCGTAGAGATGCTGTATATTCCGCGAGTCATGAGTGAAGGGGACAACTGGTCGCAGTGGAATTTTCATATAGGGAAGATCAAGCATTATCAGCAGCAGCCTCCGCCCAACTGGCGTATCAAAGAAGCGATGACGCTGGGTTCGAATCTGCTCGCTTTCAATTTACGTAAAGACGGTCCTCAGCGGCACATGTTAGTTCGCAAAGCGCTGAACCGTATCCTGGATCGGGAAGGCTTGATCGCGCGTCTGGAGATGCATAATGCCATACCGGCTCGGGGGTTTCTTCCGCCTGATTCTCCTGGGGAATCCCCACGGGATCATGAGCCGGAGAAAGCGCGTCAGCTCCTCGCGGCATGCGGCTATCAAGGCGAGTGTCTATCTATGGTATTCAGCCCTTCACACGCCCATGAAGCTGACTGGATTCGCGAGCGCTGCGCAGAGGTAGGCATTACAATAGAGTTGAGACCCTACACGTACGACGAAATGTCAAGAACGGAGCGGTTACTGGAAGGCGATATCATTCTAGGTGGCGTTGTAGCGGATGACGATGAGGCGCGCTGCTTGCTGGAGATGTACAAAATACGAAATATGCTCATTCGGGTGTGCGCCTCGGACGAGAGCAGAGCCCAGTTCGATGCCATGATACGAAGCATCGTTGCTCAGCCCGATGGACAGGAACGTATGCGGCAAATCCGTGCGATGGAACGGATACTCACCGATGAGTACCACGTGTTGTTTCTCGTGCATACGACGCAGCAAACGGTGTTCAGCCCCCACCTCAAAGGGATTTCTGTCAACACGCTGGGATGGTTTGATTTTAAGAGCATATGGTTTCGGCCGGAGTTCCCACAAGAAGCGGCAGTACAGCCGTGA
- a CDS encoding diguanylate cyclase domain-containing protein yields MKLYALRGYMLLLILVLNITLLAGTVSAANRYPIKSSQTAVNGVLDLTQNDMNQTYPLDGEWRWYPNELLVPGQLENKPIMTTKVPGNWNLAPADAGRIEPYGSGTYQLDILLPEHSSGQMWAIHVPTIYSAYTFWVNGRLVEQNGVTGDTQTEQPGRPTKVISFASDSDRIQLMFQVTNHIYRSGGITSSIHFGKSESVYRFSNMRISTELFLTGGLIMMSVYHLGLYVLRRKDRTPLYFGMYCLTLGIRGLFTGERAIYDFNAGLNWAFALRFEYILLCISVIALALFVKSVFPKEIHWVGAGTIIALTSFYIALCLMASPEVVSRYLLYFQYMMLIAVLYALYVFFMAIKRKREGAIISGIGITCFVMTVINDILSSQGFIETEFYATHGLYVFIICQSFILAISFSRALTSSEELTQKLLVMNSSLEEIVQERTQELKESNQALLVQSLLDGLTGIANRRCFNDNAHEMLQGKEGLCLLLMDIDHFKKYNDTYGHFKGDECLRKVAKALQAEAFKAGGIAARYGGEEFAVIAPADQVIPKQFAEQLVGCIKKLQLPHSASETEAVVTISCGVAVRKASDDPVSIDTVIQIADQALYTAKALGRNRYYIASVEER; encoded by the coding sequence ATGAAGCTATACGCATTAAGAGGATATATGCTTCTCCTTATACTTGTTTTGAATATAACGCTGTTAGCCGGAACTGTCTCAGCGGCAAACCGATACCCGATAAAGTCTTCGCAAACCGCGGTTAATGGCGTACTGGATTTGACTCAGAATGATATGAACCAGACCTATCCCTTGGATGGTGAGTGGAGATGGTATCCTAACGAACTATTAGTACCGGGTCAGCTCGAAAATAAGCCTATAATGACAACGAAGGTTCCAGGTAACTGGAACTTGGCTCCAGCTGACGCTGGACGTATTGAGCCTTACGGTTCAGGCACATATCAATTGGACATCCTTCTGCCGGAGCATTCTTCAGGCCAAATGTGGGCGATTCATGTTCCTACTATTTACTCGGCGTACACGTTCTGGGTTAATGGTCGCCTAGTTGAACAGAATGGTGTGACAGGGGATACCCAAACCGAGCAGCCAGGGAGGCCGACAAAGGTAATTTCATTTGCTAGTGATAGCGATCGTATCCAATTGATGTTTCAAGTTACGAACCATATCTATCGCAGTGGGGGAATTACAAGCAGTATTCACTTCGGCAAGTCGGAATCTGTATATCGGTTTTCAAACATGCGAATCTCTACGGAGTTATTCTTAACGGGTGGTTTAATTATGATGTCGGTCTATCATCTTGGGCTGTATGTCTTAAGAAGAAAAGATCGTACTCCATTGTATTTCGGTATGTACTGCTTAACTCTTGGAATAAGAGGTTTGTTTACCGGGGAAAGGGCCATCTACGATTTTAATGCGGGGCTTAACTGGGCATTTGCCTTACGTTTTGAATACATCTTATTATGCATCAGTGTTATCGCCTTAGCGTTATTTGTCAAAAGCGTGTTTCCGAAGGAAATCCATTGGGTGGGAGCAGGGACCATCATTGCTCTGACATCTTTCTACATAGCGTTGTGCTTGATGGCAAGTCCTGAAGTGGTATCCCGATATTTGCTTTATTTCCAATATATGATGCTCATTGCCGTCCTCTATGCTCTTTATGTTTTTTTTATGGCTATCAAAAGAAAACGCGAGGGAGCCATCATTTCGGGAATAGGGATTACCTGCTTTGTCATGACGGTTATTAACGACATCTTATCTTCCCAAGGATTCATAGAGACGGAGTTCTATGCTACACACGGGTTATACGTGTTTATTATTTGCCAATCGTTTATTTTGGCGATCAGCTTTTCCAGAGCGCTGACATCCAGCGAAGAGTTAACTCAGAAACTGCTCGTCATGAACAGCTCTTTGGAAGAGATCGTGCAGGAGCGCACTCAAGAATTGAAAGAATCCAATCAAGCTCTGCTCGTTCAATCCTTGCTGGATGGACTGACCGGTATTGCTAACCGTAGATGCTTTAATGACAATGCTCATGAGATGCTTCAGGGCAAAGAGGGTTTATGCTTATTGCTTATGGACATTGATCATTTCAAAAAATATAACGACACCTACGGACATTTCAAAGGTGACGAATGCTTGAGGAAAGTGGCTAAGGCGCTCCAAGCAGAAGCTTTCAAGGCTGGTGGTATAGCAGCCAGATACGGAGGCGAAGAATTTGCGGTGATTGCTCCTGCGGATCAGGTAATACCAAAGCAGTTTGCGGAGCAGCTGGTTGGCTGCATCAAGAAGCTTCAACTTCCGCATAGCGCCTCGGAGACAGAAGCTGTAGTGACCATTAGCTGCGGAGTAGCTGTAAGAAAAGCCAGTGACGACCCTGTGAGTATAGACACCGTCATTCAAATTGCGGACCAAGCGTTATATACAGCGAAGGCGTTAGGGAGAAATCGGTATTACATAGCTTCGGTTGAGGAAAGATAG